The window GCGCCCGGACCGCGTCCAGGCCGACGCTGACGGCTACGTCCAGCAACTCTTGGGCATCGCTCGGGTCGCGTCCCTCGCCGAAGTAGGCGTGCAGCAGGGCCTGCTTGAGGGCGACGTCGCGGTGCGATTCCGCCGCCCAGTGCAGCAGACGGTGGGCATCGAAGGTGTTGTAGATGCGGTTGCGCTTCTTCAGGTCGAAGTGCACGCCGACTTCTTCACCCATGGCGCGCAGGTGTTCCTGGTTGCGGGCGATCTCTTCGGCGCTGCTGCCATATTTGCGCTGCAGGTGTTCCACCAGGTCCTCGCCCTCGGCGGGCATGTCGGCATTGAGCTCGAAGGGCTTGATGTGCAGTTCCACGGTCAATTCGTCGTCCACGCGGCGGATGGCTTCCAGCAGGCCGTTCAGGCCAATGGCGCACCAGGGACAGACCACGT of the Pseudomonas sp. PSE14 genome contains:
- a CDS encoding DsbA family oxidoreductase, whose protein sequence is MSDSITIDFVSDVVCPWCAIGLNGLLEAIRRVDDELTVELHIKPFELNADMPAEGEDLVEHLQRKYGSSAEEIARNQEHLRAMGEEVGVHFDLKKRNRIYNTFDAHRLLHWAAESHRDVALKQALLHAYFGEGRDPSDAQELLDVAVSVGLDAVRAREILDSDAFADEVVAEEDFYTSHGIRAVPAVILNGRQLISGAQSVDYYEQALRQVARNAPLPE